The genomic stretch CGTTTGTTACCTACTTGTTACCTACAAATAGGCCCCCAGCCCTGCCCGTGCAAGCCCGCTATTGCGCGGCCTCCGATCAAAGTTAAGCCCGTTTTATTAGGGTTTTTGCAACCTCTTGCCCGCTCTTGCCCAGTATTGCCAAGCGTCGGATTTGTCTGGGTTCGCCAGTTCGACGCTTACGGCAACTATGTCGGCCGCGTGCGTAACTGCGGTTACTGACGATCGACTGATTGATTTTGCTTTGACGCGTTTTCTTCCCGCGACCGCCGTCTAACCCCGGATCAAGTCCCGAGCAGGCTCTCGCTTGAAAACGCGCTGATCGTGGATTCCGCGTCCGGCACGGGCGCCTCATCCACCCCGTGCCGCACCCGACCCGCCCGGTTGTCCCCCCGGGCGGGTCAACCTTTTTTGGCAACGATTTCATTGATCCTGGCGATCGATCCCCGGCTTGACATAGAATAGGGGGGTACCCTATCTAGCCCGCATGACACATACCGTGCGAGAGAAGAAGAAGCTGCTGGCCCGGGTAGGCCGCATTCGCGGCCAGATCGAAGCGATCGAGCGGGCGCTGACCGACGAGGCGGAATGCGAGCGCATCATGCATATGATTGCGGGCGTTCGCGGCGGCGTCGCGGGCCTGATGGCCGAAGTGGTCGAGGACCACATCCGCACCCATCTCGTCGACCCCGAGAAAAATCCGGGCGCGCTTAACGCCGACGCGGCGGATCAGCTCATCGAAGTGGTCCACACCTATCTGAAGTGAGAATTCGCATGATCGACGATAACAGCGGCGCAGCCGCGGCCTTTCACAGCCATGTCTTCCTCGGCGAGGGGCACGAGACCAGCGAGCGCCGGACCTGGGCGGTCATCTGG from Bradyrhizobium sp. Ash2021 encodes the following:
- a CDS encoding metal/formaldehyde-sensitive transcriptional repressor; translated protein: MTHTVREKKKLLARVGRIRGQIEAIERALTDEAECERIMHMIAGVRGGVAGLMAEVVEDHIRTHLVDPEKNPGALNADAADQLIEVVHTYLK